The following proteins come from a genomic window of Gimesia chilikensis:
- a CDS encoding 3'(2'),5'-bisphosphate nucleotidase, which produces MTETLEQELQTALLAVRQAALICRTVQSAITDEVLEKKDKSPVTIADFSSQAVICRALHNAFPEDPIIGEEDAAELKGPENREFLEKIVAELTADGIQDPTPENVCTWIDYGGAKTYSDRFWTLDPIDGTKGFLRKEQYAVSLALIVEGKIVLGVLGCPNLPFPGENPTAGTLYYAIAGQGAYALPLVREQEPKRIRVTTTSDFSESRFCESVESGHSSHSHSQQLAERLGISKEPRRLDSQAKYAVVAQGEADIYMRLPTRPGYREKIWDHAAGVLLVEEAGGEVTDIHGNPLQFDQGYELKNNQGVIVTNGHLHSLLIQSLDELEF; this is translated from the coding sequence ATGACAGAAACTTTGGAACAGGAATTACAGACAGCACTTCTGGCAGTCAGACAGGCTGCTTTGATCTGCAGAACAGTTCAATCTGCCATCACGGATGAAGTCCTGGAAAAAAAAGATAAGAGCCCGGTCACGATCGCAGATTTCAGCAGTCAGGCCGTTATCTGTCGTGCACTCCACAACGCATTCCCGGAAGATCCGATCATCGGCGAAGAAGATGCCGCTGAACTGAAAGGACCTGAAAACCGGGAGTTCCTGGAAAAGATTGTCGCAGAACTGACTGCTGACGGTATTCAGGATCCAACTCCTGAAAATGTCTGTACCTGGATCGATTACGGCGGTGCCAAAACATACAGCGACCGGTTCTGGACACTCGATCCCATTGATGGAACCAAAGGCTTTTTACGCAAAGAACAGTATGCGGTTTCACTGGCTTTGATCGTAGAGGGAAAAATCGTACTCGGCGTGCTGGGCTGTCCCAACCTGCCCTTTCCCGGGGAAAACCCAACCGCGGGGACGCTCTATTATGCAATCGCTGGACAAGGTGCCTACGCCCTTCCCCTCGTTCGCGAACAGGAGCCGAAACGCATCCGTGTGACCACCACTTCCGATTTTTCGGAATCCCGCTTCTGTGAATCCGTCGAATCGGGACACAGTTCACACAGCCACTCTCAGCAGCTGGCGGAACGACTGGGGATCAGCAAAGAGCCCCGGCGTCTGGACAGTCAGGCTAAATACGCTGTCGTCGCCCAGGGTGAGGCTGACATCTACATGCGGCTGCCCACACGCCCCGGTTATCGCGAGAAAATCTGGGATCATGCGGCAGGGGTCTTGCTGGTTGAAGAAGCGGGAGGGGAAGTCACTGATATCCACGGCAACCCTCTGCAATTTGACCAGGGATATGAACTGAAAAATAATCAGGGCGTGATCGTCACCAACGGACACCTGCACTCGCTCCTGATCCAGTCTCTGGACGAACTCGAATTTTAA
- a CDS encoding Gfo/Idh/MocA family protein, with protein sequence MGKKTIRIGIVGAGANTKARHIPGFQAIDDVELAGVVNSTQASTDKVARKYGIPQTYSHWQELVEDPEIDAVVIGTWPDLHCEITCMALEAGKHVLTEARMARNLEEARKMLKVSQARPDLIAQIVPSPFGLKYNNEIIKLISHQYLGQLREVIVQGADDAFWDYSKKMHWRLDKEISGNNMLTMGILHETLSRWVPATERVFAQSSIFEPVRPSATDQGNANVTLPDSLQIVSRLQGGANVIYHLSGTILFGPGLQIHLYGSLGTIKVQFTPEEKIFVGHMGEDKLKEIQVPQEEISGWRVESEFIGAIRGEEVVHFTDFATGVKYMEFSEAVARSCEQNQPVSLPL encoded by the coding sequence ATGGGAAAAAAAACGATCCGGATTGGAATTGTTGGCGCAGGAGCAAATACAAAAGCGCGACACATTCCGGGATTTCAGGCGATTGATGACGTCGAACTCGCAGGCGTTGTGAACTCAACTCAAGCCTCTACAGATAAAGTTGCCCGGAAATACGGTATTCCGCAAACCTACTCCCACTGGCAGGAACTGGTGGAAGACCCGGAAATCGACGCTGTTGTGATCGGCACCTGGCCCGATCTGCACTGTGAGATCACCTGCATGGCACTGGAAGCAGGCAAGCACGTGCTTACCGAAGCCAGAATGGCACGTAACCTGGAAGAAGCACGCAAGATGCTGAAAGTCTCCCAGGCGCGCCCCGACCTGATCGCCCAGATCGTCCCCAGCCCTTTCGGCCTGAAATACAATAATGAAATCATTAAGCTGATTTCGCATCAGTATCTGGGTCAATTACGGGAAGTCATCGTCCAGGGTGCCGACGATGCATTCTGGGATTACAGCAAAAAAATGCACTGGCGTCTCGATAAAGAAATCAGTGGCAACAACATGCTCACCATGGGCATCCTGCACGAGACCCTCAGCCGCTGGGTGCCTGCCACTGAACGCGTATTTGCCCAGTCTTCAATCTTCGAACCCGTTCGCCCCTCAGCAACTGACCAGGGCAACGCCAACGTGACTCTCCCTGACAGCCTGCAGATCGTGTCTCGCCTGCAGGGAGGCGCCAACGTCATCTATCACCTGAGTGGAACAATTCTCTTTGGACCAGGTCTGCAGATTCACCTGTATGGCAGCCTGGGAACCATCAAAGTTCAATTCACTCCCGAAGAGAAAATCTTTGTTGGTCACATGGGAGAGGATAAGCTCAAAGAAATTCAGGTTCCTCAGGAAGAGATCAGCGGCTGGCGTGTGGAATCGGAATTCATCGGTGCCATCCGTGGAGAGGAAGTCGTACACTTCACTGATTTCGCCACCGGTGTCAAATACATGGAGTTTTCCGAAGCGGTTGCCCGGAGCTGCGAACAGAATCAGCCTGTCTCGCTTCCGCTGTAA
- the lpxB gene encoding lipid-A-disaccharide synthase, which yields MHLFFSVGEPSGDQHTAHLIEEIRTRRPDARFSAFGGPEMQAAGCHLEVRLTDYAVMGILNVLPLIFKFIQLIRQVGAYLEQERPDAVILVDFPGFNWWVAKKAKALGIPVFYYLPPQLWAWAPWRIRRVRKNVDYILSGLQFEKQWYESRGINVDYIGHPFFDEVVSRKLQQDTLTELKQSAPQIVGVLPGSRTNEVTRNFPVMLQTIRRLSQQFPDAIFPIACYRESHLELCQNFIREQQAEDLPLKLYLKKTPEIIEAADCCLMVSGSVSLEMLARKTPAVVLYRSHWGMYFLGQLLITCKYMSLPNLIAGREIMPEFPSVGNPNKVVTQMSTILAEWLSSPLALERARSELTSLYNETVIPGASAHAAEAILSHTGVQISSKAAA from the coding sequence ATGCATCTCTTTTTTTCAGTAGGCGAACCCAGCGGAGATCAGCACACGGCTCACCTGATCGAAGAAATTCGCACCCGCCGCCCCGACGCTCGTTTCTCTGCCTTCGGTGGGCCAGAAATGCAGGCTGCTGGCTGTCACCTTGAAGTTCGGCTGACCGATTATGCCGTCATGGGCATTCTCAACGTTCTGCCTCTGATTTTTAAATTCATTCAGCTGATCCGGCAAGTCGGCGCCTACCTCGAACAGGAGCGCCCCGACGCCGTGATCCTTGTGGATTTCCCCGGATTCAACTGGTGGGTTGCGAAAAAAGCCAAAGCCCTGGGTATTCCGGTCTTCTATTACCTGCCCCCTCAACTCTGGGCCTGGGCCCCCTGGCGCATTCGCCGGGTCCGCAAAAATGTGGATTACATACTCTCCGGGCTCCAGTTTGAAAAACAATGGTATGAATCGCGAGGAATCAACGTCGATTACATCGGCCATCCCTTCTTTGATGAAGTGGTTTCCCGCAAGCTGCAACAGGATACCCTTACCGAGTTAAAACAGTCCGCGCCGCAGATTGTAGGTGTACTCCCCGGCTCCCGCACAAATGAGGTCACGCGCAACTTCCCTGTGATGCTACAGACGATTCGTCGCCTCTCTCAACAATTTCCCGACGCCATCTTTCCGATTGCCTGCTACCGGGAATCACACCTTGAACTCTGCCAGAACTTTATTCGCGAACAACAGGCTGAAGATTTACCACTGAAGCTCTATCTCAAAAAGACACCGGAAATCATCGAAGCCGCTGACTGCTGCCTGATGGTCTCCGGATCGGTCAGCCTGGAAATGCTGGCCCGCAAAACGCCAGCCGTTGTGCTGTATCGCAGCCACTGGGGCATGTATTTCCTGGGACAATTGCTGATCACCTGCAAATACATGTCACTCCCCAACCTGATCGCAGGACGGGAAATCATGCCGGAATTCCCCTCTGTCGGAAATCCGAACAAAGTCGTAACGCAAATGTCGACGATCCTGGCCGAGTGGCTGAGCAGCCCCCTGGCCCTGGAACGGGCCCGGTCAGAGCTCACGTCGCTCTATAATGAAACCGTCATACCCGGTGCCTCCGCACATGCAGCAGAAGCCATCTTGAGCCATACCGGAGTCCAGATCAGCTCTAAAGCGGCCGCCTGA
- the rplU gene encoding 50S ribosomal protein L21 codes for MFVVIEDGSHQYTIQEGDTLTIDYRATATEGDSITFESVLLANGGGASSIGTPAIEGASVEAEVVNPEVKGEKLEIQKFRRRKNSRRHTGHRQKYTTVRIKSITVPGLEIVEAQETEPAATEA; via the coding sequence ATGTTTGTAGTAATCGAAGATGGCAGCCATCAATATACGATTCAGGAAGGCGATACCCTGACAATCGACTACCGTGCTACAGCAACAGAAGGCGATTCAATCACTTTTGAAAGCGTGCTGCTCGCCAATGGTGGCGGTGCCAGCTCGATCGGCACCCCGGCTATCGAAGGTGCATCGGTCGAAGCCGAAGTTGTAAATCCAGAGGTCAAAGGCGAGAAACTGGAAATTCAGAAGTTCCGTCGCCGCAAGAACTCTCGTCGCCATACGGGTCACCGCCAGAAATACACCACAGTTCGCATCAAATCGATCACAGTGCCTGGTCTGGAAATTGTGGAAGCACAAGAAACAGAACCTGCTGCTACTGAAGCCTGA
- a CDS encoding ribonuclease E/G has translation MKKEMLINVLQPEESRIAIVEDGVLEELYVERNSLENLVGNIYKGKVVNIEPSIQAAFVDFGVGRNGFLHVSDLEYQYYKHITENGENKAARGRNSKGRRINERSVANKPPIQEILKRGSEVLVQVIKEGIGNKGPTLSTYISIPGRYLVIMPGLQRVGISRKITDEDVRKQLRSILTQLAPPPGLGFIVRTAGIDRSAEDLQRDLNYLLRLWGTIVGRIKKLPAPVEIYSESDMMIRTIRDIYNSEIDTLYIDEPTAYQRARDFMKVVLPKHVNRIKHYTGSDPIFYNSNLDDEICSIQNRHVPMKGGGSIVIDQTEALVAIDVNSGNYRADDNAEKTAFKVNMKAAEEISRQIRLRDLGGVIVIDFIDMREEKHRRSVERRLRDLVKRDRARTKVLRISPFGLIEMTRQRIRPSLRRSMYEDCPSCRGTGQVKTAESMAIEVMRTLMTTVYKKNIARLVLNVHENVANYLNNKRRKDINSLEESSNTVIAINARTDVEPEHLTARCYDDIGNEVNF, from the coding sequence ATGAAAAAGGAAATGCTGATTAATGTCCTCCAGCCGGAGGAAAGTCGAATCGCCATCGTTGAAGATGGTGTCCTCGAAGAACTGTATGTCGAGCGTAACAGCCTCGAAAACCTGGTAGGAAATATCTACAAGGGTAAAGTCGTCAATATCGAGCCCAGTATTCAGGCCGCATTTGTCGATTTCGGCGTTGGACGGAATGGCTTCCTGCACGTCAGCGATCTCGAATATCAGTACTACAAACACATCACGGAAAACGGTGAGAACAAAGCTGCACGGGGTAGAAACTCCAAAGGCCGCCGTATCAATGAACGCAGCGTGGCTAACAAACCACCGATCCAGGAAATCCTGAAACGCGGCAGCGAAGTGCTGGTCCAGGTAATCAAGGAAGGGATTGGCAACAAAGGCCCCACGCTTTCTACCTACATCAGTATTCCCGGCCGCTACCTGGTCATCATGCCCGGACTGCAGCGGGTCGGCATCAGCCGCAAAATCACCGATGAAGACGTGAGAAAACAGCTGCGTTCCATCCTGACACAACTGGCACCTCCACCAGGACTGGGTTTTATTGTCCGCACCGCAGGCATTGATCGCTCAGCTGAAGATCTGCAACGCGACCTGAATTACCTGCTCCGTCTCTGGGGAACCATCGTCGGGCGCATCAAGAAACTACCGGCGCCTGTCGAAATTTACTCCGAGTCCGACATGATGATTCGCACGATTCGCGACATCTACAACAGCGAAATCGACACGCTCTACATCGACGAACCCACGGCCTACCAGCGGGCTCGCGACTTCATGAAAGTCGTCCTGCCTAAGCACGTCAATCGCATCAAGCACTACACCGGCAGTGATCCGATTTTCTACAACAGCAACCTGGATGATGAAATCTGCAGCATCCAGAACCGGCACGTGCCCATGAAAGGTGGCGGCTCAATCGTAATCGACCAGACTGAAGCCCTGGTCGCGATCGACGTCAACAGTGGTAACTACCGGGCTGATGACAATGCTGAAAAAACAGCTTTCAAAGTTAACATGAAAGCCGCTGAAGAAATCAGCCGCCAGATTCGTCTTCGGGACCTTGGCGGAGTAATCGTTATCGATTTCATCGACATGCGGGAAGAAAAGCACCGTCGGTCCGTCGAACGTCGACTGCGCGATCTGGTCAAACGGGACCGTGCCCGTACTAAAGTGCTCCGCATCAGTCCCTTCGGTCTGATTGAAATGACCCGCCAGAGAATTCGCCCCTCGCTCCGCAGGAGCATGTACGAAGACTGTCCCTCCTGTCGGGGAACGGGCCAGGTCAAAACAGCCGAAAGTATGGCCATCGAAGTCATGCGAACCCTGATGACCACGGTCTACAAGAAAAACATCGCGCGGCTGGTGCTGAATGTACATGAAAATGTGGCTAATTACCTGAATAATAAACGCCGCAAAGATATCAACAGCCTCGAAGAATCATCGAACACCGTTATTGCAATTAACGCACGTACAGATGTCGAACCAGAGCATCTCACCGCACGTTGTTACGACGATATTGGAAATGAAGTGAATTTCTAG
- the ptsP gene encoding phosphoenolpyruvate--protein phosphotransferase, with protein MLVKRGIAVSPGVNFGPALILGAEDFRIPRQFVSVNVIETEIARLRSALDAVCEEIAVNERLASDKLGEQYGAIFAAHLQMVSSPRLREEIETLIRDKCYSPEHASSRVFRRYTKLVQHLGDNYLAERASDIIDLEKRLLKQLLGEKREELSNLTTPIVVLANNLTPSETAGLAKEFVLGFATEVGGRTSHTSILAGALEIPAVVGLGEFLSDVSGGDMVIVDGNNGEIIIDPDEETLARYKDTGERQRSMAARLASRRKIRSETKDGTRIHVMGNIEFPNEVEHCAERGADGIGLYRTEFLYLQSNTEPTEEIHYDAYCRVVQAAQNRPIVIRTLDLGADKIPRGYRHLAKEGMNPALGLRSVRLSLRDLPLFKTQLRAIFRAAVHGDVRIMFPLISTLLEWRQAKMIVGDVLEDLEERGVDFNPNIPIGMMVEVPAAALLAEEFAEEVDFFSIGTNDLIQYTLAVDRSDPAVSSLYNSADPSILRLIKMVVEAARKKNIPVTVCGQMSSDLKSIPLLAGLGIRQISATPLAIPEVKEVIRHLTIARAEEIAAHAMTIDVARDVESYLRGELYKICPDLFDEELPL; from the coding sequence ATGCTTGTAAAACGTGGAATTGCAGTTTCTCCGGGAGTAAATTTCGGTCCCGCCCTGATTCTGGGTGCGGAGGACTTTCGCATACCGCGGCAATTCGTCAGCGTCAATGTGATCGAAACCGAAATCGCTCGCCTGCGTTCTGCGCTCGATGCGGTCTGTGAAGAGATCGCCGTAAATGAAAGACTTGCCTCCGACAAACTGGGGGAACAGTACGGTGCCATTTTCGCCGCACACCTGCAGATGGTCAGTTCTCCCCGGCTTCGTGAAGAGATCGAGACTCTGATCCGGGATAAATGCTATTCCCCTGAGCACGCTTCCAGCCGAGTCTTCAGACGCTATACTAAGCTGGTGCAACACCTGGGTGACAATTACCTGGCGGAACGCGCCAGCGATATCATCGATCTGGAAAAGCGGCTGCTGAAACAGCTGCTCGGCGAAAAACGCGAAGAATTATCCAACCTGACAACGCCCATCGTCGTCCTCGCCAATAACCTGACCCCCAGCGAAACTGCGGGGCTGGCCAAGGAATTTGTGCTCGGCTTTGCTACCGAAGTCGGAGGTCGCACCAGCCATACCTCAATTCTGGCAGGAGCCCTGGAAATTCCAGCCGTCGTCGGTCTGGGAGAATTTCTCTCCGATGTCTCCGGCGGCGACATGGTCATTGTTGACGGCAACAACGGCGAAATCATCATTGACCCCGATGAAGAGACGCTGGCCCGATACAAGGATACCGGCGAACGTCAGCGTTCGATGGCAGCCCGACTGGCATCGAGGCGTAAAATTCGCTCGGAAACCAAAGATGGGACCCGAATTCACGTCATGGGGAACATTGAATTCCCTAATGAGGTTGAACACTGTGCCGAACGGGGGGCAGACGGAATCGGCCTCTACCGAACCGAATTCCTTTACCTGCAGTCCAACACCGAGCCCACCGAAGAAATTCACTACGACGCCTACTGTCGCGTCGTCCAGGCGGCCCAGAACCGCCCGATTGTCATCCGAACCCTCGACCTGGGTGCAGATAAGATTCCTCGTGGCTATCGCCACCTGGCCAAAGAGGGTATGAACCCGGCTCTGGGACTCCGCAGTGTCCGCCTCAGTCTGCGGGACCTGCCACTCTTCAAAACCCAGCTCCGGGCGATCTTCCGGGCAGCCGTTCACGGGGACGTCCGCATCATGTTCCCCCTCATCTCGACCCTGCTCGAATGGCGGCAGGCCAAGATGATTGTCGGCGACGTTCTGGAAGATCTCGAAGAACGGGGTGTGGATTTCAATCCCAATATTCCGATAGGAATGATGGTAGAAGTCCCGGCAGCTGCCCTGCTGGCAGAAGAATTTGCCGAAGAAGTTGACTTTTTCTCCATTGGGACAAACGACTTAATTCAGTATACTCTGGCAGTGGATCGGTCTGATCCCGCCGTTTCGTCGCTCTACAATTCTGCTGATCCTTCGATTTTAAGGCTCATCAAAATGGTGGTAGAAGCGGCCCGTAAAAAAAACATACCGGTTACCGTCTGTGGGCAGATGAGCTCCGACCTGAAATCGATCCCGCTGCTGGCAGGCCTGGGGATTCGACAGATCAGTGCCACACCACTGGCGATCCCGGAAGTAAAAGAAGTAATCAGACATCTGACAATCGCCCGGGCCGAGGAAATCGCAGCACATGCGATGACCATCGACGTGGCCCGCGACGTTGAAAGTTATTTAAGAGGAGAATTGTACAAAATCTGTCCTGACCTGTTTGATGAAGAGCTTCCTTTGTAA
- a CDS encoding HPr family phosphocarrier protein has protein sequence MQESVCRQIVTVKMKQGLHLRPISEIVRMTRDYSCDFKISNGDRSANAREVYDLLELQALPETELVLEAVGDDATKLMEEIVQFFESGYKKFEEVSDLSD, from the coding sequence ATGCAAGAATCTGTTTGCCGTCAGATTGTCACCGTCAAAATGAAACAGGGTCTGCATTTGCGCCCGATTTCTGAAATTGTCAGAATGACCCGTGACTATTCTTGCGACTTTAAAATTTCCAACGGGGATCGGTCGGCCAATGCCCGGGAAGTCTATGACCTGCTGGAACTGCAGGCACTCCCGGAAACCGAACTGGTCCTGGAAGCAGTCGGCGACGACGCCACAAAACTCATGGAAGAAATCGTTCAGTTTTTTGAATCAGGATACAAAAAATTTGAAGAAGTCTCTGATCTGTCTGACTAG
- a CDS encoding PTS sugar transporter subunit IIA, giving the protein MKLTDFVVSEAIIPELNVTTKEEAIRTMVASLKNAGSISADDEEGIVSAILKREELGSTGIGNGVAVPHTKHSSVENLTAAVALSSDGVDFASLDGEDVYILFLLISPLDRPGDHLRGLENISRHLRNQNFCKFLRQSKNIEDIVELLNEADSNQLD; this is encoded by the coding sequence ATGAAGTTAACAGACTTCGTGGTTTCGGAAGCGATCATTCCGGAATTGAATGTGACCACCAAAGAAGAAGCAATCCGCACCATGGTCGCCAGCCTGAAAAATGCAGGTAGCATTTCGGCTGATGACGAAGAAGGTATCGTATCGGCAATTCTCAAACGGGAAGAACTGGGATCTACCGGAATTGGTAACGGCGTTGCAGTCCCCCACACCAAACATTCTTCTGTCGAAAACCTGACAGCAGCTGTCGCCCTCTCTTCAGACGGGGTCGATTTTGCCAGCCTGGACGGCGAAGATGTTTATATTCTGTTTTTGCTGATCTCCCCCCTGGATCGTCCAGGAGATCACTTACGCGGTCTGGAGAATATTTCTCGCCACCTGCGGAATCAGAACTTCTGTAAGTTTCTCCGCCAGTCCAAGAACATCGAAGACATTGTTGAACTGCTCAATGAAGCGGACAGCAATCAACTGGACTAA